One Numenius arquata chromosome 10, bNumArq3.hap1.1, whole genome shotgun sequence DNA segment encodes these proteins:
- the CHST3 gene encoding carbohydrate sulfotransferase 3, which translates to MEIRRALPQDFRELLHCLKMRSKYAVLLVFVVGLVIIEKENNFISRVSDKLKQSPQALAEANGTESSPAPAENGSLASLRELDAAFSQLRSHLHNVTLQLVGEGDPEPRRHVLLMATTRTGSSFVGEFFNQQGSIFYLFEPLWHIERTVTFEPGGANAVGSALVYRDVLKQLLLCDLYILESFISPAPEGHLTPFMFRRGSSRSLCEEPVCTPSAKKVFEKYHCKNRRCGPLNITLAAEACRRKQHVALKTVRIRQLEFLQPLVEDPRLDVRIIQLVRDPRAVLASRIVAFSGKYETWKKWASEGEAPLREEEVQRLRGNCESIRLSAELGLRRPGWLRGRYMLVRYEDVARAPLQKAEEMYRFAGLPLTPQVEEWIGKNTQAPRDGSGVYSTRKNSSEQFEKWRFSIPFKLAQVVQDACAPAMRLFGYKLASSPAALANRSFSLLEEAQPSWVT; encoded by the exons ATGGAGATCCGACGCGCTTTGCCCCAGGATTTCCGGGAGCTGCTGCACTGCCTGAAAATGAGGAGCAAGTACGCTGTCCTGCTGGTCTTTGTCGTCGGCCTCGTCATCATCGAGAAGGAGAACAACTTCATCTCCAG GGTGTCGGACAAGCTGAAGCAGTCCCCGCAGGCTCTGGCGGAGGCCAACGGCACGGAGTCCAGCCCGGCGCCGGCCGAGAATGGTTCCCTGGCTTCCCTACGAGAGCTGGATGCCGCCTTCTCCCAACTGAGGTCCCACCTGCACAACGTCACCCTGCAGTTGGTGGGTGAAGGGGACCCCGAGCCGCGGCGGCATGTCCTGCTGATGGCCACCACCCGCACCGGCTCCTCCTTCGTGGGGGAGTTCTTCAACCAGCAAGGCAGCATCTTCTACCTCTTTGAGCCCCTCTGGCACATCGAGAGGACGGTGACCTTCGAGCCCGGGGGAGCCAACGCGGTGGGCTCAGCACTGGTCTACCGGGACGTTCTCAAGCAGCTCCTCCTCTGCGACCTCTACATCTTGGAGAGCTTCATCTCGCCGGCGCCCGAGGGCCACCTGACACCTTTCATGTTTCGGCGAGGCTCAAGCCGCTCGCTCTGCGAGGAGCCCGTCTGCACGCCCAGCGCCAAGAAGGTCTTTGAGAAGTACCACTGCAAGAACCGCCGCTGTGGCCCCCTCAACATCACCCTGGCCGCCGAGGCGTGCCGCCGCAAGCAACACGTGGCCCTGAAGACGGTGCGCATCCGGCAGCTGGAGTTCCTGCAGCCGCTGGTGGAGGACCCCCGGCTGGACGTGCGCATCATCCAGCTGGTGCGGGACCCCCGGGCCGTCCTGGCCTCCCGCATAGTGGCCTTCTCTGGCAAGTACGAGACCTGGAAGAAGTGGGCTTCCGAAGGGGAGGCTCCCCTCCGGGAGGAGGAGGTGCAGCGGCTGCGGGGGAACTGCGAGAGCATCCGTCTGTCGGCCGAGCTGGGGCTGCGGCGGCCGGGCTGGCTGCGGGGTCGTTACATGCTGGTCCGCTACGAGGACGTGGCACGGGCCCCCTTGCAGAAGGCGGAGGAGATGTACCGCTTCGCCgggctccccctcaccccccaggtGGAGGAGTGGATCGGCAAAAACACGCAGGCGCCCCGCGACGGCAGCGGCGTCTATTCCACCCGCAAAAACTCCTCCGAGCAGTTTGAGAAGTGGCGGTTCAGCATCCCTTTCAAGCTGGCGCAGGTGGTACAGGACGCCTGCGCCCCGGCCATGCGCCTCTTCGGCTACAAGCTGGCTAGTAGCCCCGCTGCTCTGGCTAACCGCTCCTTCAGCCTGCTGGAGGAGGCACAGCCCTCCTGGGTCACGtaa